In Ignavibacteriota bacterium, the following are encoded in one genomic region:
- a CDS encoding DUF1015 domain-containing protein, with amino-acid sequence MSTLRPFKGFRPQPQFAAQVAAKPYDVLNSDEARTEAAGNPLSFLHVGKPEIDLPPDIHLYDERVYLKGKENLEKLIRDGVLMEEKTPAFYVYAQTMHGHTQFGIVGCAAVAEYLNNTIKKHELTRKDKEDDRTKHVRVTNAHSGPIFLTYRAEPAIDAIVARVSAAKAEYDFTAPDGIRHQLWVIADTATVHAVAEAFTKVPALYVADGHHRSAAAARVGKELADANPNHRGDEEYNFFLAVLFPAPQLRIMDYNRVVKDLNGRTEEAFFAELRKVFSVAPAATQHRPARKGEYGMYMKGRWYILTAPSSLTSIADPVERLDVSILQKYLLAPVLGIDDPRTSKRIDFVGGIRGLGELEKRVDSGEMTVAFAMFPTSIDELLAIADAGQIMPPKSTWFEPKLRDGVVVHMVS; translated from the coding sequence ATGTCGACCCTCCGTCCGTTCAAAGGATTCCGCCCGCAGCCACAGTTCGCAGCGCAGGTGGCAGCCAAACCCTACGATGTGCTCAACTCCGATGAGGCGCGCACCGAGGCCGCCGGCAATCCGCTCTCCTTCCTGCATGTCGGGAAGCCCGAGATCGATCTGCCACCCGACATCCACCTGTACGATGAGCGGGTGTACCTCAAGGGGAAGGAGAACCTGGAGAAGCTCATCCGGGATGGCGTGCTGATGGAGGAGAAGACGCCTGCATTCTATGTGTATGCACAGACGATGCATGGCCACACCCAGTTCGGGATCGTGGGATGTGCGGCCGTTGCAGAGTATCTGAACAACACGATCAAGAAGCACGAGCTGACCCGTAAGGACAAAGAGGACGACCGGACGAAGCACGTCCGGGTCACCAATGCACACTCCGGCCCGATCTTCCTGACCTATCGGGCCGAACCGGCGATCGATGCGATCGTTGCGCGCGTGAGCGCCGCGAAGGCGGAATACGATTTCACGGCGCCGGATGGGATCCGGCACCAATTGTGGGTCATTGCGGATACGGCGACCGTCCATGCGGTCGCCGAGGCGTTCACGAAGGTCCCTGCGCTGTATGTTGCCGATGGCCACCATCGCTCGGCGGCAGCGGCCCGCGTGGGTAAGGAACTCGCCGATGCGAATCCGAACCACCGCGGCGATGAGGAATACAATTTCTTCCTCGCGGTGCTCTTCCCCGCCCCGCAGTTGCGCATCATGGACTACAACCGTGTGGTCAAGGACCTGAACGGTCGGACCGAAGAGGCGTTCTTCGCCGAACTCCGGAAGGTCTTCAGCGTGGCACCTGCCGCAACGCAACACCGTCCGGCCCGCAAGGGTGAGTATGGGATGTATATGAAGGGGCGGTGGTACATCCTGACCGCACCGTCATCGCTCACCTCGATCGCCGATCCTGTCGAGCGGTTGGACGTGTCCATCCTGCAGAAGTATCTGCTTGCGCCGGTGCTGGGCATCGATGATCCGCGGACGAGCAAGCGCATCGATTTTGTGGGTGGGATCCGCGGGTTGGGTGAACTGGAGAAGCGCGTGGACAGCGGGGAGATGACGGTCGCGTTCGCGA